From Hydractinia symbiolongicarpus strain clone_291-10 chromosome 11, HSymV2.1, whole genome shotgun sequence, the proteins below share one genomic window:
- the LOC130613748 gene encoding pyruvate dehydrogenase [acetyl-transferring]-phosphatase 2, mitochondrial-like codes for MRVSTSQWAWGTSAHWRLYHSLKLFRKKWLGSIANETFVDNSKNNVHGKRHSTVNLRPVGHHKKRKTGYNFRRSSSSAYIHSKVSDNLLSDKEVNQKLWSNEKNVALKSEKIVRCETNQLASNEPNEDQLFMTKSKSNDSVLVGVIDGHGGSLFGVQTKQRLPYYLHAALIDNSVHCNNNDFQPSDLFDNVLNKDAVSENLPWFKDINSYLNDSRDNIDLNSSAGNILSYVSSPLKQLFATGNTDENQIPLNFGVSQAIKEAFLRLDTDMISEMKYLADSNQMNTHNLGVALSGCCALVAYLVHDELYVANLGDCRAVLGSYCNGNWSAVQLTYDHTAASSPEEIQRILSEHPADETRSCIQYGRLLGRLAPLRALGDVQFKLSASELGDMFKTLPKFSPMQNLKTPPYLSAEPDVFHYKLEKSDRFIVLASDGLWDMLDNEEVIELVAAYLEGRRSEKLQERAHLYGVANCDAILADPNAFKDSEDENIASFLIRFALAGYDRNNLRAMMSLSYPDVRLYRDDISVAVIFLENDDGNMVS; via the exons ATGCGAGTGTCTACATCACAATGGGCCTGGGGAACGTCGGCTCATTGGCGGTTGTATCATTCCCTTAAACTGTTTAGAAAGAAATGGCTTGGTTCTATCGCAAATGAAACATTTGTAGACAACAGTAAAAATAATGTTCATGGGAAAAGGCATAGCACTGTAAATCTAAGGCCGGTTGGACAccacaagaaaagaaaaactggGTATAACTTCAGACGAAGTAGCTCGTCAGCTTACATACATTCAAAAGTGTCAGATAATTTATTGAGTGATAAAGAAGTGAATCAGAAGTTATGGAGCAATGAAAAAAATGTGGCGTTAAAGAGTGAAAAAATAGTGCGTTGCGAAACGAATCAATTAGCATCGAATGAACCAAATGAAGACCAGCTTTTTATGACTAAATCTAAATCCAATGATAGCGTATTAGTTGGTGTGATTGATGGACATGGAGGTAGTTTGTTTGGTGTACAGACTAAGCAACGATTACCATATTACTTGCATGCAGCATTAATTGATAACAGTGTGCATTGTAACAACAATGACTTTCAACCAAGTGATTTATTTGATaatgttttaaataaagatgCAGTATCTGAAAATTTACCCTGGTTTAAAGATATTAATTCATATTTGAATGATTCAAGAGATAATATTGATCTCAATAGCAGTGCTGGTAACATATTATCCTATGTTTCCAGTCCTCTAAAACAGTTATTTGCAACTGGAAATACTGATGAGAATCAAATTCCTTTAAATTTTGGTGTTAGCCAAGCTATTAAGGAAGCTTTCTTACGGCTTGATACAGATATGATATCAGAAATGAAGTATTTAGCTGACTCAAACCAAATGAATACACACAACTTGGGAGTAGCTTTGTCAGGTTGTTGTGCTCTTGTTGCATATTTGGTCCACGACGAATTATATGTTGCTAATCTTGGAGATTGCAGAGCCGTTTTAGGAAGTTATTGTAATGGAAACTGGTCAGCAGTACAATTGACCTATGATCACACTGCAG CTTCCAGTCCTGAGGAGATTCAGCGCATCCTATCAGAACATCCTGCTGATGAAACCCGTAGTTGCATACAATATGGCCGCTTGTTAGGACGGTTAGCACCTTTAAGAGCGCTGGGAGATGTCCAATTTAAATTAAGTGCCTCAGAGCTTGGTGATATGTTTAAGACTTTACCAAAATTTTCTCCCATGCAGAATCTTAAAACTCCCCCCTACCTAAGTGCAGAACCAGACGTTTTTCATTACAAACTGGAGAAGAGTGACCGATTTATTGTGTTAGCTAGTGATGGCTTGTGGGATATGCTAGACAATGAAGAGGTGATCGAACTTGTTGCAGCTTACCTCGAGGGAAGGAGAAGTGAGAAATTACAAGAAAGAGCGCATTTATATGGTGTAGCGAACTGTGACGCCATTTTAGCAGATCCGAATGCGTTTAAAGATTCGGAGGATGAAAATATTGCgagttttttaattcgtttcGCACTTGCAGGATACGATCGAAATAACCTTCGAGCTATGATGTCTCTCTCGTATCCTGATGTGAGATTGTATCGTGACGATATATCTGTCGCTGTTATTTTCTTGGAAAATGATGATGGAAACATGGTTTCGTGa
- the LOC130613661 gene encoding uncharacterized protein LOC130613661, whose protein sequence is MNGGKFEFDDGGYYVGEWKKGQAEGYGVCTGPKNLGKFEGLWECGTEVCGIYTWPNGMNYKGEWQEGHRSGLGIEQRFDKKVYLGEWLDGVKHGSGVIQCSRDGKPSFEGTWKNGFQDGYGIEIYKDGGYYAGQWKEGYRHGYGMKGHTDPSNLPAGSLSLRQLLLNNGTSARRTRPSTVYGMDQVFQNEKDHVKHTSESPDMTPLRKSFSSPGKLSSKQPQSTPTSLDPSTAAPKKQRHSVFQMMFPFRKEGEEKKEEVKTEVYKGCWEYDAREGFGICYYGDGSRYVGAWKDNKRHGYGLLIFRDGKKSGGKWYNDNLLLMTRRKNLRLPMIRKKINRTVLAAIDAAEKGNNKMKLAISRGLSAKKIADSAKDVAALAERNAQQAMECRKKYTLHPCLQATLTDFSRRNSNVTDLSCQSSTADLPRSGSVSNVSDTCSSRSDKSATQKSNHPNVQITDSKHARTKRSSLLSSFKCNSNDLGLDVIRNLDRHPARESALYAAMDITIGAGAINPYISQMILMNHNDAQSRMKNAIATSKSSVANTMSSNEVFRSALLPIVMDIRDSPDGPCHSEISPPTKEVKSGKSFLHPTDYSANASRRRKYGTGVYSSIDSNSSVSSEDARLIQMKGKLLTGEDIDYDYIAVSASMDGQETLVLHTDHPRPKFKSDHTISEKDYVNSSTGLYRTVVGKVPNVLNTVKPTGIVSLDSRRDSVDSGTANDDLVPKEESLKSSQPQKEKYELQNTGKLACVPITYSPSFEESDKHTGHDEKKESTCEKSKTEPSEQLRLTDQKGNVVSIAPRSNRQQVVINQRSRKRDLSTQTSLDYIEGETGQIKYASADNVNRVTNKKFSISTWLTKRLWSNRDSLSSTRSLSSDSGYKQSMSFDDVTQTCNTSKSFPHIPMDEANSKEDRGMGTTVVTIENDKFRRLNSIDAVKKKPPNDMHSPDHHLQSPQESGFDLYRTIESSPRFPTKDIKLPTFFASPTGDLSPTDDRLSDFESYVILDEPSEICDTSSETTGDCVTSDSAETTGVCVTSDSNAFSQPAVTWV, encoded by the exons AACGGTATGAATTATAAGGGTGAGTGGCAAGAAGGACATCGCAGTGGTCTTGGCATAGAACAAAGGTTTGACAAAAAGGTATATTTAGGAGAATGGTTGGATGGTGTAAAGCATGGCAGTGGAGTTATTCAATGTTCAAGAGATGGCAAGCCAAGTTTTGAAGGAACTTGGAAGAATGGATTTCAAGATGGTTATGGAATTGAAATTTATAAAGATGGTG GGTATTATGCAGGTCAGTGGAAGGAAGGCTATCGCCATGGCTACGGAATGAAAGGTCATACGGATCCAAGCAATTTACCCGCTGGTTCGTTGTCCCTTCGACAACTCTTACTGAACAATGGGACAAGTGCACGTAGGACGCGACCTTCCACCGTCTATGGAATGGATCAGGTGTTTCAGAACGAAAAAGATCATGTCAAGCACACCTCCGAGTCGCCGGACATGACTCCGCTACGAAAATCTTTTTCCTCACCCGGAAAGCTGAGTTCAAAGCAACCGCAGTCGACGCCGACAAGCCTGGATCCCAGCACTGCAGCACCGAA GAAACAGCGTCACAGCGTGTTCCAAATGATGTTTCCCTTTCGAAAGGAAGGCGAAGAGAAGAAAGAAGAGGTAAAAACAGAAGTTTACAAAGGCTGTTGGGAATACGACGCCCGCGAAGGCTTTGGTATTTGTTACTATGGCGATGGTTCGCGTTATGTGGGCGCATGGAAAGACAATAAACGCCACGGCTATGGTTTACTGATTTTTAGAGATGGTAAGAAGAGCGGTGGGAAATGGTACAACGACAATTTGTTGCTAATGACGAGGCGGAAAAATCTACGGTTGCCGATGAttcggaaaaaaattaatcgGACGGTACTTGCTGCTATCGATGCAGCGGAAAAAGGAAACAATAAAATGAAACTAGCTATTAGCAGAGGATTGTCTGCGAAGAAGATCGCGGACAGTGCAAAAGATGTAGCTGCTCTCGCTGAGAGAAACGCGCAACAAGCGATGGAGTGTCGCAAGAAATACACGTTGCATCCTTGTCTGCAAG CCACACTTACAGATTTTTCTCGGCGTAACAGCAATGTTACTGATCTTTCGTGTCAAAGCAGCACAGCAGACCTACCTCGCAGCGGTAGCGTATCGAATGTCTCCGACACCTGTTCTTCCCGATCCGACAAGTCAGCAACTCAAAAATCGAATCATCCCAATGTACAAATTACGGACTCGAAACATGCGCGCACAAAAAGGTCATCCTTGTTATCTTCTTTTAAATGTAATTCTAACGATCTTGGCCTAGACGTCATAAGAAATTTAGACCGTCATCCAGCTCGTGAATCTGCGTTATATGCAGCTATGGACATCACTATTGGTGCAGGCGCCATTAATCCGTACATATCGCAAATGATTTTAATGAATCACAACGACGCGCAGTCGCGCATGAAAAACGCCATCGCAACTTCAAAAAGCTCAGTCGCAAATACAATGTCGAGTAACGAGGTTTTTAGGTCTGCATTATTACCTATAGTGATGGACATAAGAGACTCGCCTGACGGCCCTTGCCATTCAGAAATTTCGCCACCTACGAAAGAAGTGAAATCTGGCAAGTCATTTTTACACCCCACTGACTATTCAGCTAACGCCTCTCGTCGCAGAAAATATGGAACAGGCGTGTATTCGAGTATTGATTCTAACTCTTCCGTTTCGAGTGAAGACGCGCGCTTGATACAAATGAAGGGTAAATTACTTACCGGTGAAGACATCGATTATGATTATATCGCGGTCAGTGCGAGCATGGATGGCCAAGAAACGCTTGTTTTGCACACTGACCACCCGCGACCGAAATTTAAAAGCGATCACACGATATCAGAAAAAGACTATGTAAACTCCTCGACCGGTTTGTACCGAACTGTTGTGGGAAAGGTCCCAAATGTTTTAAACACTGTCAAACCCACGGGTATCGTTTCCCTGGATTCACGCAGGGATTCAGTTGATAGTGGGACGGCTAATGATGACTTGGTTCCAAAAGAAGAATCCCTAAAATCATCCCAACCTCAAAAGGAAAAGTACGAACTTCAAAACACTGGCAAACTTGCTTGTGTTCCTATTACATACAGTCCAAGCTTTGAAGAAAGTGACAAACACACAGGACATGACGAAAAAAAGGAATCTACGTGTGAGAAGTCGAAAACGGAACCATCAGAACAACTAAGACTAACAGACCAAAAGGGAAATGTTGTAAGTATAGCGCCTCGTTCTAACCGACAGCAAGTCGTGATCAACCAGCGTTCTCGCAAACGAGACTTGTCTACGCAAACGAGCCTCGATTATATCGAGGGTGAAACCGGTCAAATTAAATACGCTTCAGCCGACAATGTAAATCGCGTTACAAATAAGAAGTTTAGTATTTCGACTTGGTTAACCAAACGTTTATGGAGTAATCGAGATAGTTTAAGTTCCACGCGTTCGCTTTCCTCTGATTCTGGGTACAAACAAAGTATGAGTTTCGATGACGTCACGCAAACTTGTAATACCTCAAAATCCTTTCCACACATTCCTATGGACGAAGCGAACAGTAAAGAAGACAGAGGTATGGGAACGACTGTAGTTACCATTGAAAATGACAAATTTCGCAGGCTAAACTCGATCGATGCCGTAAAAAAGAAACCGCCAAATGACATGCACTCGCCAGACCATCATCTTCAATCACCACAGGAGTCAGGGTTTGATCTATACAGAACTATCGAAAGTAGCCCAAGATTTCCGACAAAAGATATCAAATTACCGACATTTTTTGCGTCGCCAACAGGGGACTTATCACCGACTGACGATCGTTTATCGGATTTTGAAAGCTATGTTATTTTGGACGAACCAAGCGAGATTTGCGACACGTCATCGGAGACGACAGGGGACTGTGTCACTTCGGACAGCGCGGAGACGACAGGGGTCTGCGTCACTTCGGACAGCAATGCATTTTCTCAACCG gcTGTTACCTGGGTGTGA
- the LOC130613750 gene encoding leucine-rich repeat-containing protein 69-like, with the protein MTTNMAAEGKDRALITVLKSKPLVLNFSNKDLKEISPAIGRISSIKSLILKSNVLSDLPIEVAALAKLENVNLGNNILKKLPSVFQYTHSIKTLHLFNNSIEALDPDVICGLKNLTLLNLNNNRIKELPPQINRLPYLKVLSLDHNKITELPCEICHLSELEELNLNSNLLQGLPFDVAFLRKLKKLNLRKNRIEVIPDGLCQCNKLQVLDVAGNRVESFPAEFGKLLLKELYCEENNLLRHLPVCSTQGEEVLPLKELTGRFISTALKDSTSNMRVQIKFYPELEEMLKSTLSCAVCGEPFLNTWLECVQFVDGKKMLGTRNNPGIVPVRGLLCSYTCFNRGDHDFFGIAHVER; encoded by the exons ATGACAACAAATATGGCTGCAGAAGGTAAAGATCGCGCACTGATTACTGTTTTGAAAAGTAAACCACTTGTATTAAATTTTAGCAATAAAGATCTTAAGGAGATATCCCCTGCTATTGGACGAATAAGCTCTATCAAATCTCTTATCCTTAAAAGTAATGTGCTATCGGATCTTCCCATAGAAGTTGCAGCCTTAGCAAAG cttGAAAATGTTAATCTTGGAaacaatatattaaaaaaattaccttcAGTATTTCAATATACACACAGCATAAAGACACTGCATTTGTTCAATAATTCAATTGAAGCGTTGGATCCAGATGTTATAT GTggacttaaaaatttaacattgtTAAACTTGAATAATAACAGAATAAAAGAACTTCCTCCTCAAATAAACAG attaccATATCTAAAAGTATTGAGCTTAGATCATAACAAAATAACGGAGCTACCATGCGAAATTTGTCATCTATCAGAGCTCGAGGAGCTAAATCTGAACTCTAACTTATTACAAgg ATTGCCATTTGATGTTGCTTTCTTACGCAaactaaaaaagttaaatttgcgAAAAAATCGCATCGAAGTTATACCGGAT GGATTGTGCCAATGCAATAAATTGCAagtgttggatgttgcaggaaaTAGAGTAGAATCTTTCCCAGCAGAG TTTGGAAAGTTACTCCTGAAAGAATTGTACTGCGAAGAAAATAACTTGCTGAGACATCTACCTGTGTGTTCAACGCAAGGAGAAGAAGTTCTTCCCCTCAAG GAGTTAACTGGTAGATTCATTTCAACTGCACTAAAGGACAG TACGTCTAACATGCgtgtgcaaataaaattttatccaGAATTAGAAGAGATGTTGAAATCAACCTTGTCCTGCGCTGTATGTGGTGAACCGTTTCTAAACACCTGGCTGGAATGTGTGCAGTTTGTTGACGGCAAAAAG ATGCTTGGTACACGAAATAATCCTGGAATAGTTCCAGTCCGTGGATTGTTATGTTCCTACACGTGCTTCAATCGTGGTGATCATGACTTTTTCGGTATCGCACATGTTGAAAGGTGA
- the LOC130613520 gene encoding LOW QUALITY PROTEIN: uncharacterized protein LOC130613520 (The sequence of the model RefSeq protein was modified relative to this genomic sequence to represent the inferred CDS: inserted 1 base in 1 codon), with product PKNPRQKARSPCRVGEKEQSLYVHRRLNCTSTGIPDYRSGLNTVLKTGPGDWELKDKGIAGKNATTAVLTAVPSMTHISIVKLQEAGYVSFVVSQNVDGLHXRSGLNPNFLEELHGNTNLERCVRCGQEHLRDYRTRKAEKVTDHLTGRRCEVDKCDGFLVDSIVNFGERLLERYLELASDHAEKSDLCICMGSSLTVSPANGFPEIVAKRGKRLVIGNLQKTPLHSVCDLAIHALCDVIATGLMQQLEIPIQKWNFKRCVRLSMRPSENGVNISVAGLDVFQDLPYSLFKNIVLKNNSNEFKSILTKEPFTEQIPVKLAKGDVSIEMFYHGHYAETPAVITAEIVKESTTRDFLMEYDFEEKS from the exons CCAAAAAACCCTCGACAGAAAGCTAGATCTCCTTGCAGAGTGGGTGAAAAAGAGCAGTCACTGTATGTTCACCGGCGCTTAAATTGTACAAGCACAGGAATACCGGATTATCGAAGTGGTTTAAATACTGTACTAAAAACGGGGCCTGGGGACTGGGAATTAAAAGATAAAGGAATAGCTGGTAAAAACGCGACCACGGCTGTTTTAACCGCCGTCCCGTCTATGACACACATAAGTATTGTGAAGCTCCAAGAAGCCGGTTACGTATCGTTTGTTGTTAGTCAAAATGTGGATGGTCTAC TTAGAAGCGGTCTCAATCCAAACTTTCTTGAAGAGCTTCACGGAAACACAAACTTAGAGAGATGTGTGCGATGCGGTCAGGAACATTTGCGCGATTACCGTACCCGAAAGGCGGAAAAAGTAACTGACCATCTTACAGGGCGAAGGTGCGAAGTCGACAAATGTGATGGTTTTCTTGTGGATTCGATTGTAAATTTTGGAGAACGCCTTCTTGAACGCTATCTCGAACTGGCTTCAGATCACGCTGAAAAGTCAGACCTGTGTATTTGTATGGGGTCAAGCCTGACTGTGTCGCCGGCTAATGGTTTTCCAGAGATTGTTGCGAAAAGAGGGAAACGTCTTGTGATTGGTAATCTGCAAAAAACACCTCTGCATAGCGTATGTGATCTAGCAATTCACGCTTTGTGTGACGTCATCGCAACGGGATTAATGCAACAGTTGGAAATTCCTATCCAGAAGTGGAATTTTAAAAGGTGCGTTCGCCTGTCAATGAGGCCGTCTGAAAATGGCGTCAACATTTCAGTTGCTGGTTTGGATGTTTTTCAGGATCTACCGtattcactttttaaaaatatcgtcTTGAAGAATAATTCAAATGAATTTAAAAGTATCTTGACCAAAGAACCGTTCACCGAGCAGATTCCTGTTAAACTAGCCAAAGGGGATGTTTCTATTGAAATGTTTTATCATGGCCATTACGCTGAAACTCCAGCCGTTATTACCGCTGAAATTGTGAAAGAATCCACAACCCGAGATTTCTTGATGGAATATGATTTCGAGGAAAAGAGTTAG